Proteins encoded by one window of Balearica regulorum gibbericeps isolate bBalReg1 chromosome 21, bBalReg1.pri, whole genome shotgun sequence:
- the MRPL20 gene encoding large ribosomal subunit protein bL20m, which produces MVLLSAPRWLRSRLTDRFWRVQEVLKYARHFRGRKNRCYKLAVRSVRRAFVKSTKARREKKRFLRALWITRIEAASLEHGLKYAAFISNLLKSQVELNRKMIADLAIYEPKTFKSLAALAQRRRQEGFLAALGDGKEPEGIFSRIVHHY; this is translated from the exons ATGGTGCTGCTGAGTGCTCCGCGCTGGCTCCGCAGCCGTCTCACCGACCGCTTCTGGAGGGTACAGGAGGTGCTCAAGTATGCGCGG cattttcGTGGAAGGAAGAACCGCTGCTATAAGCTGGCTGTACGAAGTGTTCGGAGAGCTTTTGTGAAGTCTACAAAGgccagaagagagaagaagagattCCTCAGAGCG CTCTGGATCACTAGGATTGAAGCAGCTTCTCTTGAACATGGTTTGAAATACGCAGCTTTCATAAGCAATCTGCTTAAG TCCCAGGTGGAGCTGAACAGGAAGATGATTGCCGATTTGGCTATTTATGAGCCAAAGACATTCAAGTCCCTGGCTGCCTTAGCCCAGAGGAGGAGACAGGAAGGCTTCCTTGCTGCCCTGGGAGATGGAAAAGAACCAGAGGGAATATTTTCACGTATCGTACACCACTATTGA
- the CCNL2 gene encoding cyclin-L2 isoform X1 has product MAAGSGSAAAVVAVGGGGPAGPQAAGATAAGSAPAGSGAPVPGPGAVLIGDRLYSGVLITLENCLLPEHTLRFTPSMSSGLDPDTETELRVTGCELIQAAGILLRLPQVAMATGQVLFQRFFYTKSFVKHSMEHVSMACVHLASKIEEAPRRIRDVINVFHRLRHLREKKKPVPLILDQEYVNLKNQIIKAERRVLKELGFCVHVKHPHKIIVMYLQVLECERNQHLVQTSWNYMNDSLRTDVFVRFQPESIACACIYLAARTLEIPLPNRPHWFLLFGATEEEIQEICVKILQLYTRKKVDLSDLESKVEKKKLAIEEAKAQAKGLVPEGAPSLDNTSGFSPVPKNESPKEVKGNKPSPLPVQAMKNAKRKTEGAKRMSSNSPVNGVQKGRESRSRSGSRDQSYSRSPSRSASPKHRKSESYSTSSGSKSHSRSRSRSDSPPRQFNHSSSYKGSKVRSYKKSKDYKYSTHKPRKSRSRSSSRSRSRSRERSDHSGKYKKKSHYYRNHRHERSRSYERASHRYDRDHPGHSRHRR; this is encoded by the exons atgGCGGCGGGGTCGGGTAGCGCGGCGGCTGTGGTAGCGGTGGGAGGCGGCGGCCCGGCGGGGCCTCAGGCCGCTGGCGCTACGGCGGCGGGATCCGCCCCGGCGGGGAGCGGTGCGCCGGTGCCGGGCCCCGGGGCGGTGCTGATCGGGGACCGGCTGTACTCGGGAGTGCTGATCACGCTGGAGAACTGCCTGCTGCCCGAGCACACGCTGCGCTTCACCCCGTCCATGAGCAGCGGCCTCGACCCCGACACCGAGACCGAGCTGCGCGTCACCGGCTGCGAGCTCATCCAGGCGGCCGGCATCCTGCTTCGTCTCCCGCAG GTGGCTATGGCTACAGGACAGGTGCTATTTCAACGCTTTTTTTATACCAAGTCTTTTGTGAAGCATTCCATGGAG CATGTGTCAATGGCCTGTGTTCATCTGGCATCCAAAATTGAAGAAGCACCAAGACGCATAAGGGACGTAATTAACGTGTTCCATCGCCTTAGACATCTACgggaaaaaaa AAAACCTGTGCCTCTAATACTGGATCAAGAATATGTGAACTTGAAGAATCAAATTATTAAGGCAGAAAGAAGAGTGTTAAAGGAGTTGGGATTTTGTGTTCATGTAAAGCACCCTCATAAG ATAATCGTTATGTACCTTCAGGTATTAGAATGTGAACGTAACCAACACCTGGTCCAGACTTCATG GAATTACATGAATGATAGCCTGAGAACAGATGTCTTTGTAAGATTCCAGCCAGAAAGCATTGCCTGTGCGTGTATTTACCTTGCAGCTAGGACGCTGGAG ATTCCACTTCCTAATCGTCCACACTGGTTTTTACTCTTTGGAGCAACAGAGGAAGAGATTCAAGAAATCTGCGTAAAAATTTTGCAACTGTATACTCGGAAAAAG GTCGATTTATCTGATCTGGAAAGTAAggtagaaaagaagaaattggcTATTGAGGAGGCAAAAGCACAAGCTAAAGGTCTAGTACCTGAGGGAGCCCCAAGTTTGGATAACACATCAGGATTTTCCCCTGTACCAAAAAATG AGTCTCCAAAGGAGGTTAAAGGAAATAAACCTTCACCACTACCTGTTCAGGCAATGAAGAACgctaaaaggaaaacagagggagCAAAAAGAATGAGTTCAAATAGCCCAGTAAATGG tgttcagaaaggaagagaaagcagaagtcGAAGTGGAAGTAGAGATCAAAGTTACTCAAGATCTCCATCCAGATCCGCATCCCCTAAGCACAG gAAAAGTGAAAGTTACTCCACATCAAGTGGTTCCAAATCTCACAGCCGTTCTAGGAGCCGCAGTGACTCTCCTCCAAGGCAGTTCAACCACAGTTCTAGCTACAAAGGTTCCAAGGTGAGAAGTTACAAGAAATCAAAAGACTACAAGTACTCAACACACAAACCACGGAAATCACGCAGCAGGAGTTCGTCACGTTCCAGGAGCCGATCCCGGGAGCGCTCTGACCATTCGGGGAAGTACAAGAAGAAGAGTCACTACTATAGAAATCACAGGCATGAGCGTTCGCGCTCCTATGAGCGAGCAAGTCACCGCTATGACCGAGACCATCCTGGCCACAGCAGGCACAGGCGATGA
- the CCNL2 gene encoding cyclin-L2 isoform X3, with translation MYLQVLECERNQHLVQTSWNYMNDSLRTDVFVRFQPESIACACIYLAARTLEIPLPNRPHWFLLFGATEEEIQEICVKILQLYTRKKVDLSDLESKVEKKKLAIEEAKAQAKGLVPEGAPSLDNTSGFSPVPKNESPKEVKGNKPSPLPVQAMKNAKRKTEGAKRMSSNSPVNGVQKGRESRSRSGSRDQSYSRSPSRSASPKHRKSESYSTSSGSKSHSRSRSRSDSPPRQFNHSSSYKGSKVRSYKKSKDYKYSTHKPRKSRSRSSSRSRSRSRERSDHSGKYKKKSHYYRNHRHERSRSYERASHRYDRDHPGHSRHRR, from the exons ATGTACCTTCAGGTATTAGAATGTGAACGTAACCAACACCTGGTCCAGACTTCATG GAATTACATGAATGATAGCCTGAGAACAGATGTCTTTGTAAGATTCCAGCCAGAAAGCATTGCCTGTGCGTGTATTTACCTTGCAGCTAGGACGCTGGAG ATTCCACTTCCTAATCGTCCACACTGGTTTTTACTCTTTGGAGCAACAGAGGAAGAGATTCAAGAAATCTGCGTAAAAATTTTGCAACTGTATACTCGGAAAAAG GTCGATTTATCTGATCTGGAAAGTAAggtagaaaagaagaaattggcTATTGAGGAGGCAAAAGCACAAGCTAAAGGTCTAGTACCTGAGGGAGCCCCAAGTTTGGATAACACATCAGGATTTTCCCCTGTACCAAAAAATG AGTCTCCAAAGGAGGTTAAAGGAAATAAACCTTCACCACTACCTGTTCAGGCAATGAAGAACgctaaaaggaaaacagagggagCAAAAAGAATGAGTTCAAATAGCCCAGTAAATGG tgttcagaaaggaagagaaagcagaagtcGAAGTGGAAGTAGAGATCAAAGTTACTCAAGATCTCCATCCAGATCCGCATCCCCTAAGCACAG gAAAAGTGAAAGTTACTCCACATCAAGTGGTTCCAAATCTCACAGCCGTTCTAGGAGCCGCAGTGACTCTCCTCCAAGGCAGTTCAACCACAGTTCTAGCTACAAAGGTTCCAAGGTGAGAAGTTACAAGAAATCAAAAGACTACAAGTACTCAACACACAAACCACGGAAATCACGCAGCAGGAGTTCGTCACGTTCCAGGAGCCGATCCCGGGAGCGCTCTGACCATTCGGGGAAGTACAAGAAGAAGAGTCACTACTATAGAAATCACAGGCATGAGCGTTCGCGCTCCTATGAGCGAGCAAGTCACCGCTATGACCGAGACCATCCTGGCCACAGCAGGCACAGGCGATGA
- the CCNL2 gene encoding cyclin-L2 isoform X2: protein MHKEIVLVEVKTKQKPPKSPKNFAILCHFAVILSFRNYMNDSLRTDVFVRFQPESIACACIYLAARTLEIPLPNRPHWFLLFGATEEEIQEICVKILQLYTRKKVDLSDLESKVEKKKLAIEEAKAQAKGLVPEGAPSLDNTSGFSPVPKNESPKEVKGNKPSPLPVQAMKNAKRKTEGAKRMSSNSPVNGVQKGRESRSRSGSRDQSYSRSPSRSASPKHRKSESYSTSSGSKSHSRSRSRSDSPPRQFNHSSSYKGSKVRSYKKSKDYKYSTHKPRKSRSRSSSRSRSRSRERSDHSGKYKKKSHYYRNHRHERSRSYERASHRYDRDHPGHSRHRR from the exons ATGCACAAAGAAATAGTCCTTGtagaagtaaaaacaaaacaaaaacccccaaaatcacCAAAGAACTTTGCAATACTCTGTCACTTTGCTGTTATCCTGTCTTTCAGGAATTACATGAATGATAGCCTGAGAACAGATGTCTTTGTAAGATTCCAGCCAGAAAGCATTGCCTGTGCGTGTATTTACCTTGCAGCTAGGACGCTGGAG ATTCCACTTCCTAATCGTCCACACTGGTTTTTACTCTTTGGAGCAACAGAGGAAGAGATTCAAGAAATCTGCGTAAAAATTTTGCAACTGTATACTCGGAAAAAG GTCGATTTATCTGATCTGGAAAGTAAggtagaaaagaagaaattggcTATTGAGGAGGCAAAAGCACAAGCTAAAGGTCTAGTACCTGAGGGAGCCCCAAGTTTGGATAACACATCAGGATTTTCCCCTGTACCAAAAAATG AGTCTCCAAAGGAGGTTAAAGGAAATAAACCTTCACCACTACCTGTTCAGGCAATGAAGAACgctaaaaggaaaacagagggagCAAAAAGAATGAGTTCAAATAGCCCAGTAAATGG tgttcagaaaggaagagaaagcagaagtcGAAGTGGAAGTAGAGATCAAAGTTACTCAAGATCTCCATCCAGATCCGCATCCCCTAAGCACAG gAAAAGTGAAAGTTACTCCACATCAAGTGGTTCCAAATCTCACAGCCGTTCTAGGAGCCGCAGTGACTCTCCTCCAAGGCAGTTCAACCACAGTTCTAGCTACAAAGGTTCCAAGGTGAGAAGTTACAAGAAATCAAAAGACTACAAGTACTCAACACACAAACCACGGAAATCACGCAGCAGGAGTTCGTCACGTTCCAGGAGCCGATCCCGGGAGCGCTCTGACCATTCGGGGAAGTACAAGAAGAAGAGTCACTACTATAGAAATCACAGGCATGAGCGTTCGCGCTCCTATGAGCGAGCAAGTCACCGCTATGACCGAGACCATCCTGGCCACAGCAGGCACAGGCGATGA
- the CCNL2 gene encoding cyclin-L2 isoform X4: protein MNDSLRTDVFVRFQPESIACACIYLAARTLEIPLPNRPHWFLLFGATEEEIQEICVKILQLYTRKKVDLSDLESKVEKKKLAIEEAKAQAKGLVPEGAPSLDNTSGFSPVPKNESPKEVKGNKPSPLPVQAMKNAKRKTEGAKRMSSNSPVNGVQKGRESRSRSGSRDQSYSRSPSRSASPKHRKSESYSTSSGSKSHSRSRSRSDSPPRQFNHSSSYKGSKVRSYKKSKDYKYSTHKPRKSRSRSSSRSRSRSRERSDHSGKYKKKSHYYRNHRHERSRSYERASHRYDRDHPGHSRHRR from the exons ATGAATGATAGCCTGAGAACAGATGTCTTTGTAAGATTCCAGCCAGAAAGCATTGCCTGTGCGTGTATTTACCTTGCAGCTAGGACGCTGGAG ATTCCACTTCCTAATCGTCCACACTGGTTTTTACTCTTTGGAGCAACAGAGGAAGAGATTCAAGAAATCTGCGTAAAAATTTTGCAACTGTATACTCGGAAAAAG GTCGATTTATCTGATCTGGAAAGTAAggtagaaaagaagaaattggcTATTGAGGAGGCAAAAGCACAAGCTAAAGGTCTAGTACCTGAGGGAGCCCCAAGTTTGGATAACACATCAGGATTTTCCCCTGTACCAAAAAATG AGTCTCCAAAGGAGGTTAAAGGAAATAAACCTTCACCACTACCTGTTCAGGCAATGAAGAACgctaaaaggaaaacagagggagCAAAAAGAATGAGTTCAAATAGCCCAGTAAATGG tgttcagaaaggaagagaaagcagaagtcGAAGTGGAAGTAGAGATCAAAGTTACTCAAGATCTCCATCCAGATCCGCATCCCCTAAGCACAG gAAAAGTGAAAGTTACTCCACATCAAGTGGTTCCAAATCTCACAGCCGTTCTAGGAGCCGCAGTGACTCTCCTCCAAGGCAGTTCAACCACAGTTCTAGCTACAAAGGTTCCAAGGTGAGAAGTTACAAGAAATCAAAAGACTACAAGTACTCAACACACAAACCACGGAAATCACGCAGCAGGAGTTCGTCACGTTCCAGGAGCCGATCCCGGGAGCGCTCTGACCATTCGGGGAAGTACAAGAAGAAGAGTCACTACTATAGAAATCACAGGCATGAGCGTTCGCGCTCCTATGAGCGAGCAAGTCACCGCTATGACCGAGACCATCCTGGCCACAGCAGGCACAGGCGATGA